One genomic window of Streptomyces sp. NBC_01276 includes the following:
- a CDS encoding APC family permease, translating into MDDGDHGAPGSTLPDADASLKANAIGFLDALVIGLNSTSPAYSLAAVIGPIVALVGVYAPGVMLASFVPMLLIAAAFYYLNKVDQDCGTTFSWVTRAMGPWAGWLGGWAITMTGVLVIGSLADVAVHFGLLAAGLDGLAANQLVRQGLSVLVILAMTAICVIGTEMSARLQDVLILAQVFFLLAFAVVALYRVYAGTSTLGGTPPSLSWLNPFGAGGTALTAGLLLGVFIYWGWESAVNLTEEVEDSATAPGKAGIWSTIVLLVTYLSVGYAVVAYAGTQFLAQNAGEEEAVFAVLAHEVMGGWDWMVLLAVCTSALASTQTTIIPASRTALSMARRHALPPHLAHIHPRFRTPDVSTWWVAAIAIVWYLAVNQISENALLDSLTALSLLIAFYYGLTGVACAVYYRRHLLENAHNFLLIGLGPLVGAGLLTWLLVESVGDMSNPANSAGGVSWFGLGPPLVIGIGIAVAGFLLMCFWRIRDGRFWQERRGVVDPALVRGRKS; encoded by the coding sequence ATGGACGACGGCGACCACGGCGCACCGGGCAGCACCCTCCCCGACGCCGACGCGAGCCTGAAGGCCAACGCCATCGGCTTCCTCGACGCCCTCGTCATCGGTCTGAACTCCACCTCGCCGGCCTACTCCCTGGCCGCCGTCATCGGACCGATCGTGGCCCTGGTGGGGGTCTACGCGCCGGGCGTGATGCTCGCGTCCTTCGTCCCGATGCTGCTGATCGCCGCCGCCTTCTACTACCTCAACAAGGTCGACCAGGACTGCGGCACGACCTTCTCCTGGGTGACCCGCGCCATGGGCCCCTGGGCGGGCTGGCTCGGCGGCTGGGCCATCACCATGACCGGCGTACTCGTCATCGGCTCCCTCGCGGACGTCGCCGTCCACTTCGGCCTGCTCGCCGCCGGGCTCGACGGCCTCGCCGCGAACCAGCTGGTCCGGCAGGGCCTGAGCGTCCTGGTGATCCTCGCGATGACCGCCATCTGCGTCATCGGCACCGAGATGTCCGCCCGGCTCCAGGACGTCCTGATCCTCGCCCAGGTCTTCTTCCTGCTCGCGTTCGCCGTGGTCGCCCTCTACCGCGTCTACGCCGGCACCAGCACCCTCGGCGGCACCCCGCCCTCCCTGAGCTGGCTCAACCCATTCGGCGCCGGCGGCACCGCGCTCACCGCGGGGCTGCTGCTCGGTGTCTTCATCTACTGGGGCTGGGAGTCGGCCGTGAACCTCACCGAGGAGGTCGAGGACTCCGCCACCGCGCCCGGCAAGGCGGGCATCTGGTCCACCATCGTCCTCCTGGTGACCTACCTGTCCGTCGGCTACGCCGTCGTCGCCTACGCCGGTACGCAGTTCCTCGCCCAGAACGCCGGCGAGGAAGAGGCCGTCTTCGCCGTCCTCGCGCACGAGGTGATGGGCGGCTGGGACTGGATGGTGCTCCTCGCCGTCTGCACCTCCGCCCTCGCCTCCACCCAGACGACGATCATCCCCGCCTCCCGGACCGCCCTGTCGATGGCCCGCCGGCACGCCCTCCCACCGCACCTCGCGCACATCCACCCCCGCTTCCGCACCCCCGACGTGAGCACCTGGTGGGTGGCCGCCATCGCCATCGTCTGGTACCTCGCCGTCAACCAGATCAGCGAGAACGCCCTCCTCGACTCCCTCACCGCGCTCTCCCTGCTCATCGCCTTCTACTACGGCCTCACCGGTGTGGCCTGCGCCGTCTACTACCGCCGCCACCTGCTGGAGAACGCGCACAACTTCCTCCTCATCGGCCTCGGCCCGCTGGTCGGCGCGGGCCTGCTGACCTGGCTGCTGGTGGAGTCCGTGGGAGACATGTCGAACCCGGCGAACTCCGCGGGCGGGGTCTCCTGGTTCGGCCTCGGCCCGCCCCTCGTCATCGGCATCGGGATCGCCGTCGCCGGCTTCCTCCTCATGTGCTTCTGGCGGATCCGCGACGGCCGGTTCTGGCAGGAGCGCCGGGGCGTGGTCGACCCGGCCCTCGTACGCGGCAGGAAGTCCTGA
- a CDS encoding deoxyribodipyrimidine photo-lyase: MNTAVVLYTSDLRLHDHPPLRAALSSGDRVVPLFVRDRVIEDSAFAAPNRLAFLADCLADLDAALRERGGRLLLRSGDVVAEVCALVQEADADEVHMAAGVSGYAHAREERLREALEAQGRRLYVHDTVVTAVAPGTVLPSGSRADHFAVFTPYLRRWTELPLRPVEPAPRTVRVPEDLGSEPLPRRSAVTGTSPGLARGGETEARRLLTNWLRSGITRYEDTHDDLAGDATSKLSPHLHFGTLSPTEAVHRARAAGGPGAEAFVRQLCWRDFHHQVLAARPDTANEDYRARQDRWRTGPDAEEEVQAWKDGRTGYPVVDAAMRQLRHEGWMHNRGRLLAASFLAKTLYVDWRTGARHFMDLLVDGDVANNQLNWQWVAGTGTDARPNRVLNPVRQGLRYDPEGRYVHRWVPELADLPAPRVHEPWRLPGLERARFDYPDPVVDLADGLGRFREGRPGTVS, encoded by the coding sequence ATGAACACCGCCGTGGTCCTGTACACCTCCGACCTGCGCCTGCACGACCATCCACCCCTGCGGGCCGCCCTCTCCTCCGGCGACCGGGTCGTCCCGCTCTTCGTCCGCGACCGCGTCATCGAGGACTCCGCCTTCGCCGCGCCCAACCGGCTGGCCTTCCTCGCCGACTGCCTCGCCGACCTCGACGCCGCCCTGCGCGAGCGCGGAGGCCGCCTCCTGCTGCGCTCCGGGGACGTCGTCGCCGAGGTCTGCGCCCTGGTCCAGGAAGCCGACGCCGACGAGGTGCACATGGCCGCCGGGGTCAGCGGCTACGCCCACGCCCGCGAGGAACGCCTGCGCGAGGCCCTCGAAGCCCAGGGCCGACGGCTCTACGTCCACGACACCGTGGTCACCGCGGTGGCCCCGGGGACGGTGCTGCCGTCGGGCTCCCGAGCCGACCACTTCGCCGTCTTCACCCCGTACCTGCGCCGCTGGACGGAACTGCCCCTCAGGCCGGTCGAGCCCGCGCCCCGCACCGTACGGGTCCCCGAAGACCTGGGCTCCGAGCCGCTGCCCCGCCGCTCCGCCGTCACCGGCACCTCCCCGGGCCTCGCCCGCGGCGGCGAGACCGAGGCCCGCCGGCTGCTGACCAACTGGCTCCGCTCGGGCATCACCCGGTACGAGGACACCCACGACGACCTCGCCGGCGACGCCACTTCGAAGCTCTCCCCGCACCTGCACTTCGGCACCCTCTCGCCCACCGAGGCCGTCCACCGCGCCCGCGCCGCGGGCGGCCCCGGCGCCGAGGCCTTCGTCCGCCAGCTGTGCTGGCGCGACTTCCACCACCAGGTCCTCGCCGCCCGCCCCGACACCGCGAACGAGGACTACCGGGCCCGCCAGGACCGCTGGCGCACCGGACCCGACGCCGAGGAAGAGGTCCAGGCCTGGAAGGACGGCCGCACCGGCTACCCGGTCGTCGACGCCGCCATGCGCCAGCTGCGCCACGAGGGCTGGATGCACAACCGGGGCCGCCTGCTGGCCGCCAGCTTCCTCGCCAAGACCCTCTACGTGGACTGGCGCACCGGCGCCCGCCACTTCATGGACCTCCTCGTCGACGGGGACGTGGCCAACAACCAGCTCAACTGGCAGTGGGTGGCCGGCACCGGCACCGACGCCCGCCCCAACCGCGTCCTCAACCCCGTCCGCCAGGGCCTGCGCTACGACCCCGAGGGCCGCTACGTCCACCGCTGGGTGCCCGAACTCGCCGACCTGCCCGCGCCCCGCGTCCACGAGCCCTGGCGGCTGCCCGGCCTGGAACGGGCCCGCTTCGACTACCCGGACCCCGTCGTGGACCTCGCCGACGGCCTCGGCCGCTTCCGCGAGGGGCGGCCCGGCACCGTATCGTGA
- a CDS encoding MerR family transcriptional regulator, which produces MDPVPAPVPPPPEPALSTGAVARRLGVSPTTLRSWERRYAIGPARREDGRHRRWTPEDIARLDEMCRLTARGVPPSEAARAALGEAPAARAGEEAAAVTPGGPGALPLGEVRPEARGLARAAVRLDAPAVADLLEAAVAEHGPVTAWEEIIAPTLHAVGRKWASAGERYVEVEHLLSWHVSAALHRVRPAPERAHTPPVLLACAPGELHSLPIEALAAALGELGVPVRMFGPALPAEALRDAVRRTGPCAAVLWSQSRTTADRTLARSVAGIAWGPPGARGQSALLLAGPGWDGPHPQPRTERLFGLRSGVAVIAALAAGPGPGQRAGRGPAPAAGRAAPAACGS; this is translated from the coding sequence GTGGACCCCGTGCCGGCCCCCGTGCCGCCGCCCCCCGAACCCGCCCTGAGCACGGGCGCCGTCGCCCGCCGCCTGGGGGTCTCGCCGACCACCCTGCGCTCCTGGGAACGCCGCTACGCCATCGGCCCGGCCCGCCGCGAGGACGGCCGGCACCGCCGCTGGACCCCCGAGGACATCGCCCGCCTCGACGAGATGTGCCGGCTCACCGCGCGGGGCGTGCCCCCGTCCGAGGCGGCGCGGGCCGCGCTCGGCGAAGCACCCGCCGCCCGCGCGGGGGAGGAGGCGGCGGCCGTGACGCCGGGCGGGCCCGGGGCCCTCCCCCTCGGGGAGGTGCGGCCGGAGGCCAGGGGGCTCGCGCGGGCCGCCGTACGCCTGGACGCGCCGGCGGTGGCGGACCTGCTGGAGGCCGCTGTCGCGGAACACGGCCCGGTCACCGCGTGGGAGGAGATCATCGCGCCGACCCTGCACGCCGTGGGCCGCAAATGGGCCTCGGCGGGGGAGCGGTACGTCGAGGTGGAGCACCTGCTGTCCTGGCACGTCTCCGCCGCCCTGCACCGGGTGCGTCCCGCCCCCGAGCGGGCGCACACACCCCCGGTGCTCCTCGCCTGCGCGCCCGGAGAGCTGCACAGCCTGCCGATCGAGGCACTGGCCGCCGCGCTCGGGGAACTGGGCGTGCCGGTACGGATGTTCGGCCCGGCCCTGCCCGCCGAGGCGCTGCGGGACGCGGTACGGCGTACCGGGCCCTGCGCGGCCGTGCTCTGGTCGCAGTCCCGTACGACGGCGGACCGGACCCTGGCCCGTTCGGTGGCCGGCATCGCGTGGGGGCCGCCCGGGGCGCGGGGCCAGTCGGCGCTGCTGCTGGCCGGACCCGGCTGGGACGGGCCGCATCCGCAGCCGCGCACCGAGCGGCTGTTCGGGCTGCGGTCGGGCGTCGCCGTCATCGCGGCGCTGGCAGCCGGGCCGGGACCGGGGCAGCGGGCCGGTCGGGGTCCAGCGCCTGCCGCAGGACGCGCAGCGCCCGCCGCATGTGGCTCTTGA
- a CDS encoding histidine phosphatase family protein, which produces MSDLLLVRHGETAWSANGRHTGLTDVPLTARGVEEAISLAPFFRDRQPALVLTSPLSRAVATARLAGLHDGVPDPDLHEWDYGGYEGVTTAEIQRTVPHWSLWTDGVPQGDAHHPGESAAQVGARADRVLARAGTVLTEDRGDVVLVAHGHFLRVLTARYLGLSPQDGRLFLLRTGTVSVLSTEHGLPVVAGWNTRP; this is translated from the coding sequence ATGAGTGATCTTCTGCTGGTGCGTCACGGGGAGACGGCCTGGAGCGCCAACGGGCGGCACACGGGCCTCACCGACGTGCCGCTGACCGCGCGCGGGGTCGAGGAGGCCATCTCGCTGGCGCCCTTCTTCCGCGACCGGCAACCCGCCCTGGTGCTGACCAGCCCGCTGAGCCGGGCCGTGGCCACCGCCCGGCTCGCCGGGCTCCACGACGGGGTCCCCGACCCGGACCTCCACGAATGGGACTACGGCGGCTACGAGGGCGTCACCACCGCCGAGATCCAACGCACCGTGCCCCACTGGTCGCTGTGGACCGACGGGGTCCCGCAGGGCGACGCCCACCACCCCGGGGAGAGCGCCGCCCAGGTCGGCGCCCGCGCGGACCGGGTGCTGGCGCGGGCCGGCACGGTGCTGACCGAGGACCGGGGCGACGTGGTGCTCGTCGCCCACGGACACTTCCTGCGCGTCCTGACAGCCCGCTACCTCGGTCTCTCCCCGCAGGACGGCCGGCTCTTCCTGCTGCGCACCGGCACGGTCAGCGTGCTGTCCACGGAACACGGACTTCCGGTCGTGGCCGGGTGGAACACCCGCCCCTGA
- a CDS encoding NAD(P)/FAD-dependent oxidoreductase produces MTERGRPRTAVIGGGVSGLTAAYVLARSHAVTLYEADDRLGGHAHTHPVKGPDGLVRGVDSGFIVHNDRTYPHLLRLFGELGVATRPTTMSLSVHCEGCGLEYAGARGPRGLFARPGSALRPAYLRMLAQVPVFHRRARRLLATPPGAGPEPTLGEFLERGGFGPYFTGHFAIPLVASVWSCPPGGALAHPARYLFRFLSHHGMLSVGGSPSWRTVEGGSARYVERVREALGPGAVRSGVRVRSLARTPGGVWLTTADGASAAYDSVVVAVHADQALRMLADPTDAELAVLGAFRYSRNRTVLHTDGSVLPGAAGARGCWNYRLSGCRPAEEVPVQVSYDMDRLQGLAAPEPYVVTLNAGTGRVRPDRVVAEMDYEHPLYTPDSVAAQRRLPELSGPVTAYAGAYHGWGFHEDGCRSGVAAAAALGVDW; encoded by the coding sequence ATGACCGAGCGAGGACGACCGCGCACGGCCGTGATCGGCGGGGGCGTGTCCGGGCTGACGGCGGCGTACGTGCTGGCCAGGAGCCATGCGGTGACCCTGTACGAGGCCGACGACCGGCTGGGCGGGCACGCCCACACCCATCCGGTGAAGGGCCCCGACGGCCTGGTCCGGGGTGTCGATTCCGGTTTCATCGTCCACAACGACCGCACCTACCCGCACCTGCTGCGGCTCTTCGGTGAGCTGGGAGTGGCCACCCGTCCCACGACCATGAGCCTGTCGGTGCACTGCGAGGGCTGCGGGCTGGAGTACGCGGGGGCGCGCGGGCCGAGGGGGCTGTTCGCCCGGCCCGGGAGCGCGCTGCGGCCCGCCTACCTGCGGATGCTCGCCCAGGTGCCGGTCTTCCACCGGCGGGCCCGGCGGCTGCTGGCCACGCCGCCCGGGGCCGGACCGGAGCCGACGCTGGGCGAGTTCCTGGAGCGGGGCGGCTTCGGACCGTACTTCACCGGGCACTTCGCGATACCGCTGGTGGCCTCGGTGTGGTCCTGCCCGCCGGGCGGGGCGCTCGCGCATCCGGCCCGCTACCTGTTCCGGTTCCTCTCCCACCACGGCATGCTGTCGGTCGGCGGCTCCCCGAGCTGGCGTACGGTCGAGGGCGGTTCGGCGCGGTACGTGGAGCGGGTCCGCGAGGCGCTGGGTCCGGGCGCGGTCCGTTCCGGCGTCCGGGTGCGGTCCCTGGCCCGCACCCCGGGCGGGGTCTGGCTCACCACCGCCGACGGGGCGTCGGCCGCGTACGACTCGGTGGTGGTCGCCGTCCACGCCGACCAGGCGCTGCGCATGCTGGCCGACCCCACCGACGCCGAGCTGGCGGTGCTCGGGGCCTTCCGCTACTCCCGCAACCGCACGGTGCTGCACACCGACGGCTCCGTGCTGCCGGGTGCCGCGGGGGCGCGGGGCTGCTGGAACTACCGGCTGTCCGGATGCCGGCCGGCCGAAGAGGTGCCGGTGCAGGTCAGCTACGACATGGACCGGCTCCAGGGGCTGGCGGCTCCGGAACCGTACGTGGTCACCCTGAACGCCGGGACCGGGCGGGTGCGGCCGGACCGGGTGGTGGCGGAGATGGACTACGAACACCCGCTGTACACGCCGGACTCGGTGGCGGCGCAGCGGCGGCTGCCCGAGCTGTCGGGGCCGGTGACGGCCTACGCGGGGGCCTACCACGGCTGGGGCTTCCACGAGGACGGCTGCCGTTCTGGCGTGGCGGCGGCCGCCGCGCTGGGGGTGGACTGGTGA
- a CDS encoding YoaK family protein yields the protein MDARALRPSLTALMLALTAVTGLIEAVSLLALGPVFTAMQTGNVLFLAFGAAHQGNLPSLPAAVSLVAFALGAVCGARMESAAEGRGWRWMCLGLYAETALIVAAAVAGWRVTPRFGDPGAPHLVEAGLLSVAMGIRNVTSMRVNVPGVPTTLVTRSMTGLMAGSALGRDSAFGYGSGAWARRGLAVLAMFSGGLAGALLVRAGWSVGEVLLPAAVVVAGVTVVHRSLLPLLHTR from the coding sequence GTGGACGCGCGGGCGCTGCGGCCCTCCCTGACGGCGCTCATGCTCGCTCTGACCGCGGTCACCGGACTGATCGAGGCGGTGAGCCTGCTCGCCCTGGGACCGGTGTTCACGGCGATGCAGACCGGCAACGTCCTCTTTCTGGCCTTCGGGGCGGCCCATCAGGGGAACCTGCCCTCGCTGCCGGCGGCCGTCTCTCTGGTGGCCTTCGCGCTGGGCGCGGTGTGCGGGGCGCGGATGGAGTCGGCCGCGGAGGGCCGGGGCTGGCGCTGGATGTGCCTGGGGCTGTACGCCGAGACGGCGCTGATCGTCGCCGCGGCCGTCGCCGGGTGGCGGGTGACCCCGCGGTTCGGCGATCCGGGGGCGCCGCACCTGGTGGAGGCCGGGCTGCTGTCGGTGGCCATGGGCATCCGGAACGTGACGAGCATGCGGGTGAACGTGCCCGGTGTGCCGACCACGCTGGTGACCCGGTCCATGACCGGCCTGATGGCCGGCTCGGCGCTGGGGCGCGACAGTGCCTTCGGATACGGGAGCGGGGCCTGGGCGCGGCGGGGACTGGCGGTACTGGCCATGTTCTCGGGCGGACTGGCGGGGGCGCTGCTGGTGCGGGCCGGATGGAGCGTGGGCGAGGTGCTGCTCCCGGCGGCGGTGGTGGTGGCGGGGGTGACGGTGGTGCACCGGTCCTTGTTGCCGCTGCTGCACACCCGGTAG
- a CDS encoding RNA polymerase sigma factor: MDDPPRTIERDTALSAGFAAGDEGAVEAVYRRWRPLVHSLARRSLGDDREAEDVTQQVFLAAWRGRDGYRPGPGGLGAWLTGITRHKVADALEARARRARTVAAAAVALADGPHPPGPHPGTHGAAGWPGPEQALDRLLVAGELARLPSAQRHVLWLAFYADLSQSQIAARTGLPLGTVKSHMRRALRVLRQALDPDRPAAPVPARLPAPR; this comes from the coding sequence ATGGACGACCCTCCCCGCACCATCGAACGGGACACCGCCCTCTCCGCCGGGTTCGCGGCGGGGGACGAGGGCGCCGTGGAGGCGGTCTACCGGCGCTGGCGGCCCCTGGTGCACTCCCTGGCCCGGCGTTCCCTGGGCGACGACCGCGAGGCCGAGGACGTGACCCAGCAGGTGTTCCTGGCAGCCTGGCGCGGCCGCGACGGCTACCGGCCCGGTCCGGGCGGGCTCGGCGCCTGGCTCACCGGGATCACCCGGCACAAGGTGGCCGACGCCCTGGAGGCCCGTGCCCGGCGGGCCCGTACGGTTGCGGCCGCCGCCGTCGCCCTCGCCGACGGGCCGCACCCGCCCGGCCCGCACCCCGGCACGCACGGCGCGGCCGGATGGCCCGGCCCGGAACAGGCCCTGGACCGGCTGCTGGTGGCCGGGGAGCTGGCCCGGCTGCCGTCGGCGCAGCGGCACGTGCTGTGGCTGGCGTTCTACGCCGACCTGAGCCAGAGCCAGATCGCCGCCCGCACCGGGCTCCCGCTGGGCACCGTCAAGAGCCACATGCGGCGGGCGCTGCGCGTCCTGCGGCAGGCGCTGGACCCCGACCGGCCCGCTGCCCCGGTCCCGGCCCGGCTGCCAGCGCCGCGATGA
- a CDS encoding DUF1365 domain-containing protein produces the protein MRGGPGGPRAAGGALYEADVRHVRTGGHRYALRHRTFLWLVDLDALPVLPPPLRALARFDARDHFGGGLPSIRAGLDGFLAARGAALPPGSRVLMLAHARVFGYVFNPLSVYWCHGPDGALRQIVAEVHNTYGERHCYLLGPEASREARVPKEFHVSPFLEVDGDYRMRLPEPGERLDLTVRLAGGADGARLTATVRGRRRRAGARGLLRALVRRPWPTAAVAVGIRFHGVRLRLRGLPVLPRPRHVPQEGVK, from the coding sequence GTGAGGGGCGGGCCGGGCGGGCCCCGGGCGGCGGGCGGCGCGCTGTACGAGGCCGACGTCCGGCACGTGCGCACCGGCGGGCACCGCTACGCCCTGCGCCACCGCACCTTCCTGTGGCTCGTGGACCTGGACGCGCTGCCCGTGCTGCCCCCGCCGCTGCGGGCGCTGGCCCGGTTCGACGCGCGGGACCACTTCGGCGGCGGCCTCCCCTCGATCCGGGCCGGCCTGGACGGCTTCCTCGCGGCGCGCGGGGCCGCTCTGCCGCCGGGGTCGAGGGTGCTGATGCTGGCGCACGCCCGGGTGTTCGGGTACGTCTTCAACCCGCTCTCGGTGTACTGGTGCCACGGCCCGGACGGGGCGCTGCGGCAGATCGTCGCCGAGGTGCACAACACGTACGGGGAGCGGCACTGCTACCTCCTCGGCCCGGAGGCCTCCCGGGAGGCCCGCGTCCCCAAGGAGTTCCACGTCTCCCCCTTCCTGGAGGTGGACGGGGACTACCGGATGCGGCTGCCCGAGCCGGGCGAACGCCTCGACCTGACGGTCCGGCTGGCGGGCGGGGCCGACGGCGCCCGGCTGACGGCGACCGTGCGCGGCCGGCGCCGCCGCGCGGGTGCGCGCGGCCTGCTGCGCGCCCTGGTGCGCCGCCCCTGGCCCACGGCCGCGGTGGCGGTGGGCATCCGTTTCCACGGCGTCCGGCTGCGGCTGCGCGGGCTGCCCGTGCTGCCGCGGCCCCGCCACGTGCCCCAGGAGGGTGTGAAGTGA
- a CDS encoding universal stress protein, with protein MSVVLGYDESPGAERALRVALEVATAFGEPLVLVYGAAAPGATGEEYRAHREALLQAGRSALARAVEAADEAGVPSTVEVVDDKPAQALLDAAARHDARVIIVGTWGDSPIRGALLGSTPHKLLHLSPVPVLCVPTADEA; from the coding sequence ATGTCCGTGGTCCTGGGTTACGACGAGTCCCCCGGCGCCGAACGTGCCCTGCGCGTCGCGCTGGAGGTCGCCACCGCCTTCGGGGAACCGCTGGTCCTCGTCTACGGAGCCGCCGCGCCCGGAGCCACCGGCGAGGAGTACCGGGCCCACCGCGAGGCCCTCCTCCAGGCCGGCCGCAGCGCCCTGGCGCGGGCCGTCGAGGCCGCCGACGAGGCCGGGGTCCCCTCCACCGTCGAGGTGGTCGACGACAAGCCCGCCCAGGCGCTGCTGGACGCCGCCGCACGCCACGACGCCCGGGTCATCATCGTCGGCACCTGGGGCGACAGCCCGATCCGCGGCGCCCTCCTCGGCTCCACCCCGCACAAGCTGCTGCACCTCTCGCCCGTCCCGGTGCTCTGCGTGCCGACGGCGGACGAAGCGTAG
- a CDS encoding SDR family oxidoreductase, whose translation MTGAHCLVTGATGYIGGRLVPELLDSGHRVRCLARSPERLRDHPWAGRAEVVRGDVTDPASLAAALRGIDVAYYLVHALGTGHGFEDRDRAAARTFAEEARAAGVRRIVYLGGLVPADVPRDALSPHLRSRAEVGEILLASGVPTTVLRAAVIIGSGSASFEMLRYLTERLPVMVTPSWVGTRIQPIAVRDVLRYLVGSAAMPPEVSRTFDIGGPDVVTYEEMMRRYAVVAELPKRLIVRVPMLTPRLSSHWIGLVTPVPRSLARPLAESLRHEVVCDEHDIAAYVPDPPGSPIGFDQALALALQRVREAKVTTRWSSASLPGAPSDPLPTDPDWAGGSLYTDERELPVDAPPDALWRVVEGIGGENGWYSFPLAWAVRGWLDRLVGGAGIRRGRRDAARLRVGDSLDFWRVEEIEAGRLLRLRAEMRLPGLAWLELYADPRASGSAAAPGPSPAPGPSAAPAPPRALYRQRALFHPHGLLGHLYWWSVSPFHAVVFGGMARNIAGAAERAASGSGPAPSPAPGPASPPAAASGTAPRAEEPPTTDAHSPDAEPRA comes from the coding sequence ATGACAGGCGCGCACTGCCTGGTCACCGGGGCCACCGGATACATCGGAGGCCGCCTGGTGCCCGAACTCCTCGACTCCGGACACCGCGTCCGCTGCCTGGCCCGCTCCCCGGAGCGGCTGCGCGACCACCCCTGGGCCGGCCGCGCCGAGGTGGTGCGCGGGGACGTCACCGACCCCGCGTCGCTGGCGGCGGCCCTGCGCGGCATCGACGTCGCCTACTACCTCGTCCACGCCCTCGGCACCGGCCACGGCTTCGAGGACCGCGACCGCGCCGCCGCCCGGACCTTCGCCGAAGAGGCCCGCGCGGCCGGAGTCCGCCGGATCGTCTACCTCGGCGGCCTCGTTCCCGCGGACGTACCCCGCGACGCGCTCTCCCCGCACCTGCGCTCGCGCGCCGAGGTCGGTGAGATCCTCCTCGCCTCCGGGGTGCCCACCACCGTCCTGCGCGCCGCCGTCATCATCGGCTCCGGCTCCGCCTCCTTCGAGATGCTGCGCTACCTCACCGAGCGGCTGCCCGTCATGGTCACCCCCAGCTGGGTCGGCACCCGCATCCAGCCCATCGCCGTCCGCGACGTCCTGCGCTACCTCGTCGGCAGCGCCGCCATGCCCCCCGAGGTCAGCCGGACCTTCGACATCGGCGGACCGGACGTGGTCACGTACGAGGAGATGATGCGCCGCTACGCCGTCGTGGCCGAGCTTCCCAAACGGCTCATCGTGCGCGTCCCCATGCTGACGCCGCGGCTCTCCAGCCACTGGATCGGTCTCGTCACGCCCGTCCCGCGCTCGCTCGCCCGGCCGCTCGCCGAATCCCTGCGCCACGAGGTGGTCTGCGACGAGCACGACATCGCCGCCTACGTCCCCGACCCGCCCGGCTCCCCGATCGGCTTCGACCAGGCCCTCGCACTGGCCCTCCAGCGGGTGCGCGAGGCCAAGGTCACCACCCGCTGGTCCTCCGCCTCCCTGCCCGGCGCGCCCAGCGACCCGCTGCCCACCGACCCCGACTGGGCGGGCGGCAGCCTCTACACCGACGAGCGGGAACTGCCCGTCGACGCCCCGCCGGACGCGCTGTGGCGGGTGGTGGAGGGCATCGGCGGGGAGAACGGCTGGTACTCCTTCCCCCTGGCCTGGGCCGTACGGGGCTGGCTGGACCGGCTCGTCGGAGGGGCCGGCATCCGGCGCGGCCGCCGCGACGCCGCCCGGCTCCGGGTGGGCGACTCCCTCGACTTCTGGCGGGTCGAGGAGATCGAAGCGGGCCGTCTGCTGCGGCTGCGCGCCGAGATGCGGCTGCCGGGGCTGGCCTGGCTGGAGCTGTACGCCGACCCGCGCGCGTCCGGCTCCGCCGCGGCCCCGGGCCCTTCCCCGGCCCCGGGCCCGTCCGCGGCCCCCGCCCCGCCGCGCGCCCTGTACCGGCAGCGGGCCCTGTTCCACCCGCACGGGCTGCTCGGACACCTGTACTGGTGGAGCGTCTCCCCCTTCCACGCCGTCGTCTTCGGCGGCATGGCCCGCAACATCGCCGGCGCCGCCGAACGGGCCGCGTCGGGATCCGGGCCCGCGCCGTCCCCCGCCCCCGGGCCCGCTTCACCCCCCGCAGCCGCATCCGGAACGGCCCCCCGCGCAGAAGAACCCCCGACAACCGATGCCCACAGCCCTGACGCGGAGCCGAGAGCATGA